One Agrococcus jenensis genomic region harbors:
- a CDS encoding rhamnulokinase yields the protein MTATVAAIDLGATSGRVVKAEVGPSTLRLDEVARFENRPVKIGDGLHWSVLALYDAALQGVATASRDASLASVAVDSWAVDYGLLRRGSLLGIPFSYRDDRTAHGLELVDAVIAQPELYARCGLQRMPFTTINQLMVDRERGLLEAADRLLMLPDLFGYWMTGRMVTERTNASTTGLMRLDGAWDTELMGMLGIDPTLLSEVVEPGTRLAPINAVTRAHFGIEGAPDVLAIGSHDTASAVVAVPMEPGGAYISSGTWSLVGIETPAPIATAEALDASFTNEGGVDGRTRFLKNVMGLWILSEAVRTWQAAGERLGLPELLEAAAAVDWAVPVFDPTDAVFYPPGDMPERIRAWFEERGQRPPRGRAEVVRCILESLAEGYAVTLRDAARISGQAIERVHVVGGGARNALLCQLTADRTGLTVVAGPVEATAIGNVLVQARALGAAPESLEELRALVRATHELREYRPRHRA from the coding sequence ATGACGGCGACCGTCGCCGCGATCGACCTCGGCGCGACGAGCGGCCGGGTCGTGAAGGCAGAGGTCGGGCCGAGCACGCTCCGGCTCGACGAGGTCGCGCGCTTCGAGAACCGGCCGGTGAAGATCGGCGACGGCCTGCACTGGAGCGTGCTGGCGCTCTACGACGCGGCGCTGCAGGGCGTCGCGACCGCGTCGCGGGATGCGTCGCTCGCGTCGGTCGCGGTCGACTCGTGGGCGGTCGACTACGGCCTGCTGCGGCGCGGCAGCCTGCTCGGCATCCCCTTCTCGTACCGCGACGACCGCACGGCGCACGGGCTCGAGCTCGTCGACGCGGTCATCGCGCAGCCGGAGCTCTACGCGCGCTGCGGGCTGCAGCGGATGCCGTTCACCACGATCAACCAGCTCATGGTCGACCGCGAGCGCGGCCTCCTCGAGGCGGCGGACCGGCTGCTCATGCTGCCCGACCTCTTCGGCTACTGGATGACCGGGCGGATGGTCACGGAGCGCACGAACGCGTCGACGACGGGGCTCATGCGCCTCGACGGCGCCTGGGACACCGAGCTCATGGGCATGCTGGGCATCGACCCGACGCTGCTCTCGGAGGTCGTCGAGCCCGGCACGCGGCTCGCGCCCATCAACGCGGTCACGCGGGCGCACTTCGGCATCGAGGGCGCGCCCGACGTGCTCGCGATCGGGTCGCACGACACCGCATCCGCCGTGGTCGCGGTGCCGATGGAGCCGGGCGGCGCCTACATCTCGAGCGGCACCTGGTCGCTCGTCGGCATCGAGACGCCGGCGCCCATCGCGACCGCGGAGGCGCTCGACGCCTCGTTCACGAACGAGGGCGGCGTCGACGGCCGCACGCGGTTCCTCAAGAACGTCATGGGGCTGTGGATCCTGAGCGAGGCCGTGCGCACGTGGCAGGCGGCGGGCGAGCGGCTCGGGCTGCCGGAGCTGCTCGAGGCCGCCGCCGCGGTCGACTGGGCCGTGCCGGTCTTCGACCCCACCGACGCCGTCTTCTACCCGCCCGGCGACATGCCCGAGCGCATCCGCGCCTGGTTCGAGGAGCGCGGGCAGCGCCCGCCCCGCGGCCGCGCGGAGGTCGTGCGCTGCATCCTGGAGTCGCTCGCGGAGGGCTACGCCGTCACGCTGCGGGATGCCGCGCGCATCAGCGGCCAGGCGATCGAGCGCGTGCACGTGGTCGGCGGCGGCGCGCGCAACGCGCTGCTGTGCCAGCTCACGGCCGACCGCACCGGCCTGACCGTCGTGGCCGGCCCGGTCGAGGCGACCGCGATCGGGAACGTGCTCGTGCAGGCGCGCGCGCTCGGCGCGGCGCCGGAGTCGCTCGAGGAGCTGCGCGCACTCGTCCGCGCGACCCACGAGCTGCGGGAGTACCGCCCCCGGCACCGCGCCTGA
- a CDS encoding tripartite tricarboxylate transporter TctB family protein translates to MTDAAPAPAPARRWTRDTAMELVVSLALLALAIAYLVLSSQIELRREAAPGQMDARAWPVFLGVAAVVTAGPLVLRTMLRGADPRDEIETAQPGGLLRVGGTMAIALAYLALWAVNDLVLPGIKIPVFPIATALAVAALLLLYGHRGWKGLVIYPIALAALNWVLFAMLLRIPL, encoded by the coding sequence ATGACGGACGCCGCACCCGCACCCGCACCCGCGCGTCGCTGGACGCGCGACACCGCGATGGAGCTGGTGGTGTCGCTCGCGCTCCTCGCGCTCGCGATCGCCTACCTCGTGCTCTCCTCGCAGATCGAGCTGCGCCGCGAGGCGGCGCCGGGCCAGATGGACGCCCGGGCGTGGCCCGTGTTCCTCGGGGTCGCCGCCGTCGTGACCGCCGGCCCGCTCGTGCTGCGCACGATGCTGCGCGGCGCCGATCCGCGCGACGAGATCGAGACGGCCCAGCCGGGCGGCCTCCTCCGCGTCGGCGGCACCATGGCGATCGCGCTCGCCTACCTCGCGCTCTGGGCCGTGAACGACCTCGTGCTGCCCGGCATCAAGATCCCCGTGTTCCCGATCGCGACCGCGCTCGCGGTCGCTGCCCTGCTGCTGCTCTACGGCCACCGCGGCTGGAAGGGCCTCGTCATCTACCCGATCGCGCTCGCAGCCCTCAACTGGGTGCTGTTCGCGATGCTGCTGAGGATCCCCCTGTGA
- a CDS encoding tripartite tricarboxylate transporter substrate binding protein: MPRPHAPRPIAALAAIGIGAAALVGCSASTPSTDGSAAPEESAASTFPEGDIRLIIQANPGGGSDLSSRALAAELEQILGVSVIAENMPGASGALAMEYVASQPADGTVIGFGPVEIAMLNTTQGADVLPENYDFLGQIMLAPGVISVAADSDIQTLEDLVARSEEAPLTVANSGAGSIWEAATLGLGDVTGAQLTPVPYDGGATAVSAAASGEADAAVSGLGEALAQEGAVRVLAVMHGERHPKAPDVETVEEALGEDVAFGGWGGIYAPAGLPEDVHATLEDAIAQAVESESYQQFQDNSGNLVVYRDSEEFTTFVEDQFGIFQDLLG; encoded by the coding sequence ATGCCCCGTCCCCACGCCCCCCGCCCGATCGCCGCACTCGCAGCGATCGGCATCGGCGCCGCCGCACTGGTCGGCTGCTCCGCGAGCACCCCGAGCACCGACGGGAGCGCGGCTCCCGAGGAGTCCGCGGCCTCCACGTTCCCCGAGGGCGACATCCGCCTGATCATCCAGGCCAACCCCGGTGGCGGCTCCGACCTGTCGTCCCGCGCGCTCGCCGCGGAGCTCGAGCAGATCCTCGGCGTCTCGGTGATCGCCGAGAACATGCCCGGCGCTTCCGGCGCGCTCGCGATGGAGTACGTCGCGTCGCAGCCCGCCGACGGCACCGTCATCGGCTTCGGACCGGTCGAGATCGCGATGCTCAACACGACGCAGGGCGCCGACGTGCTGCCCGAGAACTACGACTTCCTGGGGCAGATCATGCTCGCCCCCGGCGTCATCTCGGTCGCCGCCGACAGCGACATCCAGACGCTCGAGGACCTCGTCGCCCGCTCGGAGGAGGCGCCGCTCACGGTCGCCAACTCCGGCGCAGGCTCGATCTGGGAGGCCGCCACGCTGGGCCTCGGCGACGTCACCGGCGCGCAGCTGACCCCCGTGCCCTACGACGGCGGCGCGACCGCCGTCTCCGCCGCGGCATCCGGCGAGGCCGACGCGGCCGTCTCTGGCCTCGGCGAGGCGCTCGCCCAAGAGGGCGCCGTCCGCGTGCTCGCCGTCATGCACGGCGAGCGCCACCCGAAGGCACCCGACGTCGAGACCGTCGAGGAGGCGCTCGGCGAGGACGTCGCGTTCGGCGGCTGGGGCGGCATCTACGCGCCGGCCGGTCTTCCGGAGGACGTGCACGCCACGCTCGAGGACGCGATCGCGCAGGCCGTCGAGAGCGAGAGCTACCAGCAGTTCCAGGACAACTCGGGCAACCTCGTCGTCTACCGGGACTCCGAGGAGTTCACGACGTTCGTCGAGGACCAGTTCGGCATCTTCCAGGACCTCCTGGGCTGA
- a CDS encoding SDR family NAD(P)-dependent oxidoreductase: protein MARFDGKVALVTGGGSGIGEAVSKRLASEGAQVVVTDIAVDAAQRVVDEIVAAGGTATAVQQDVASAEDAERVVRTAVETYGGLHLAVNNAGIGGAPARTADIAPEAWQKVVDVNLTGVLHGMRAQIPAMLEHPQQSAIVNMASIHGSVAAPMSSAYTATKHAVVGLTKNAAVEYGPEGLRINAVGPGYILTPLLEQNLDQAARDGMAAKHALGRLGTPDEVAALTAFLLSEDASFITGSYHLVDGGYTAV from the coding sequence ATGGCACGGTTCGACGGCAAGGTGGCACTCGTGACGGGCGGCGGCTCGGGCATCGGCGAGGCGGTGAGCAAGCGGCTCGCGAGCGAGGGTGCGCAGGTCGTGGTGACCGACATCGCCGTCGACGCGGCGCAGCGGGTCGTCGACGAGATCGTCGCCGCGGGGGGCACGGCGACCGCCGTGCAGCAGGACGTGGCCTCCGCGGAGGACGCCGAGCGCGTCGTCCGCACCGCGGTCGAGACCTACGGCGGCCTCCACCTCGCGGTCAACAACGCCGGCATCGGCGGCGCTCCGGCGCGCACGGCCGACATCGCGCCGGAGGCGTGGCAGAAGGTCGTCGACGTCAACCTCACGGGCGTGCTCCACGGCATGCGCGCGCAGATCCCGGCGATGCTCGAGCACCCGCAGCAGTCCGCGATCGTCAACATGGCGTCGATCCACGGCTCGGTCGCGGCACCCATGAGCAGCGCCTACACGGCCACGAAGCACGCGGTCGTCGGGCTGACGAAGAACGCGGCCGTCGAGTACGGCCCTGAGGGCCTGCGCATCAACGCCGTCGGCCCCGGCTACATCCTCACGCCGCTGCTCGAGCAGAACCTCGACCAGGCCGCGCGCGACGGGATGGCCGCGAAGCACGCGCTCGGCCGCCTCGGCACGCCCGACGAGGTCGCCGCGCTCACCGCCTTCCTGCTCTCCGAGGACGCGAGCTTCATCACCGGCAGCTACCACCTCGTCGACGGCGGCTACACGGCCGTCTGA
- a CDS encoding tripartite tricarboxylate transporter permease: MNAFVDGISALLEINVIIALVVGMVLGMLVGAFPGLTATMVVALAAGFTMTMEPVQGLAVLLSIYVAANFGDRVPSILVNTPGTPASIATTLDGYPMAKQGKAGLALTVSALVSAVGILASIILFCAAAVPIASFARSSFKSPELFALVVFGIAVMIGISSKSMIKGILGGLIGLMLGTVGAYSATADQRFTFGVLELQEGLNFIAVIIGLFGIAELFDQLLTHTKSSVRPISSLGRWWPNRSELRQTGRAVAVGGGVGLGVGLIPAAGGDIAGLIGWERARRVSKTPERFGKGSLEGLAAADTASSATLGGSLTTTMALGVPGDSVMAVMIGSMIIWGIAPGPSLFTNHPDLVVSIAGIMLLATLLSLGLSLVRMKGMVRLLDVPQPYLWSGILIFCIVGTYATTNSLSTVLTMLVFGVVGLVFKRIEMPAGPVVLGLLLGPLAEENLARTLAILPTRPFLEVVSPIALVLLALAVLSVVVPAIRSAMRSRRDRGSLAERLREEAEAEAAEYQTDQAGQTDQTDHTDPAGASAPGADTRRS, translated from the coding sequence GTGAACGCCTTCGTCGACGGCATCTCGGCCCTGCTCGAGATCAACGTCATCATCGCCCTCGTCGTGGGCATGGTCCTCGGCATGCTCGTCGGAGCCTTCCCCGGCCTCACCGCGACCATGGTCGTCGCGCTCGCCGCCGGCTTCACCATGACCATGGAGCCCGTGCAGGGCCTCGCGGTGCTGCTGTCCATCTACGTCGCCGCCAACTTCGGCGACCGCGTGCCGTCCATCCTCGTGAACACGCCGGGCACACCGGCGTCGATCGCGACGACGCTCGACGGCTACCCGATGGCGAAGCAGGGCAAGGCGGGCCTCGCGCTCACCGTCTCCGCGCTCGTCTCGGCCGTCGGCATCCTCGCGTCGATCATCCTGTTCTGCGCCGCCGCCGTGCCGATCGCCTCGTTCGCGCGGTCGTCGTTCAAGAGCCCGGAGCTCTTCGCGCTCGTCGTCTTCGGCATCGCCGTGATGATCGGCATCTCGTCGAAGTCGATGATCAAGGGCATCCTCGGCGGCCTCATCGGCCTCATGCTCGGCACCGTCGGCGCCTACTCGGCCACGGCCGACCAGCGCTTCACCTTCGGCGTGCTCGAGCTGCAGGAGGGCCTCAACTTCATCGCCGTCATCATCGGCCTCTTCGGCATCGCCGAGCTCTTCGACCAGCTGCTCACCCACACGAAGTCGTCGGTGCGGCCCATCTCGAGCCTCGGCCGGTGGTGGCCGAACCGCTCGGAGCTGCGCCAGACCGGCCGTGCGGTGGCCGTCGGCGGCGGCGTCGGGCTCGGCGTCGGCCTCATCCCCGCCGCGGGCGGCGACATCGCCGGGCTCATCGGCTGGGAGCGCGCCCGCCGCGTCTCGAAGACGCCCGAGCGCTTCGGCAAGGGCTCGCTCGAGGGACTCGCCGCGGCCGACACGGCCTCGAGCGCGACGCTCGGCGGGTCGCTCACGACGACCATGGCGCTCGGCGTCCCGGGCGACTCGGTCATGGCGGTGATGATCGGCTCGATGATCATCTGGGGCATCGCCCCGGGTCCGAGCCTCTTCACGAACCACCCCGACCTCGTCGTCTCGATCGCCGGCATCATGCTGCTCGCGACCCTGCTGTCGCTCGGCCTCAGCCTCGTGCGCATGAAGGGCATGGTGCGCCTGCTCGACGTGCCGCAGCCGTACCTGTGGAGCGGCATCCTCATCTTCTGCATCGTCGGCACCTACGCGACGACGAACAGCCTCTCGACGGTGCTCACGATGCTCGTGTTCGGCGTGGTCGGCCTGGTCTTCAAGCGCATCGAGATGCCCGCCGGCCCGGTCGTGCTCGGCCTCCTGCTCGGGCCGCTCGCGGAGGAGAACCTCGCCCGCACGCTCGCGATCCTGCCGACGCGCCCCTTCCTCGAGGTCGTGAGCCCCATCGCGCTCGTGCTGCTCGCGCTCGCGGTGCTCTCCGTCGTCGTGCCGGCCATCCGGTCGGCGATGCGGTCGCGCCGCGATCGGGGCTCGCTCGCCGAGCGCCTCCGCGAGGAGGCGGAGGCCGAGGCCGCCGAGTACCAGACCGACCAGGCCGGCCAGACCGACCAGACCGACCACACCGATCCTGCCGGCGCGAGCGCGCCCGGCGCCGACACCCGACGGAGCTGA
- a CDS encoding dihydrodipicolinate synthase family protein: MPHDILTAVPTSFLPGGELDAEGSRAILEHVGRSGNEGAFVLGTTGEFPVIEEDEFTTLTRLAIDTLGGTMRVVVHIGHPSAYGALRRLAIARAAGATEVAAITPYYLPVSDEAILDYFAQLSAASDGIALWVYVYPARSGNHVSPALLARLATLPNVVGAKVSELSLDEIQAYRDAVPESFVLYTGADRDLVAAAGSGAQGVVSGVSSVLPRPFRALAGAAASGDAAAIDRAQHDVDDVVAIIGGDMARMKEALRILGVADGTCRMMLDAPDEAAIAEIHRVVAAYR; encoded by the coding sequence GTGCCCCACGACATCCTGACCGCAGTCCCCACCTCGTTCCTGCCCGGCGGTGAGCTCGACGCCGAGGGCAGCCGCGCGATCCTCGAGCACGTCGGCCGCTCCGGCAATGAGGGCGCCTTCGTGCTCGGCACGACCGGCGAGTTCCCCGTCATCGAGGAGGACGAGTTCACGACGCTCACGCGCCTCGCGATCGACACGCTCGGCGGCACCATGCGCGTGGTCGTGCACATCGGCCACCCGAGCGCGTACGGCGCCCTGCGCCGCCTCGCGATCGCCCGCGCCGCCGGCGCCACCGAGGTCGCCGCGATCACGCCCTACTACCTGCCCGTGAGCGACGAGGCGATCCTCGACTACTTCGCGCAGCTGTCGGCCGCATCCGACGGCATCGCGCTCTGGGTCTACGTCTACCCCGCGCGCAGCGGCAACCACGTCTCGCCCGCGCTGCTCGCGCGGCTCGCGACGCTGCCGAACGTGGTGGGCGCGAAGGTGAGCGAGCTCTCGCTCGACGAGATCCAGGCCTACCGCGATGCGGTGCCGGAGTCCTTCGTGCTCTACACCGGCGCCGACCGCGACCTCGTCGCCGCCGCCGGCTCCGGCGCGCAGGGCGTCGTCTCGGGCGTGAGCTCGGTGCTGCCGCGGCCGTTCCGCGCGCTCGCCGGCGCCGCCGCGAGCGGTGACGCGGCCGCGATCGACCGCGCCCAGCACGACGTCGACGACGTCGTCGCCATCATCGGCGGCGACATGGCGCGCATGAAGGAGGCGCTGCGCATCCTCGGCGTCGCCGACGGCACCTGCCGCATGATGCTCGACGCACCGGACGAGGCCGCCATCGCCGAGATCCACCGCGTCGTCGCCGCGTACCGCTGA
- a CDS encoding GntR family transcriptional regulator yields MSSVQVQRSRSLGRQVADVLRQRIVRGEILPGSRLVEEAVAEEFAVSRGPVRDAFTQLSFERLVEVRKPAGVFVIGLTLDDVEQLYSLRGALEALALRRAMRVEDEERWRESEGSVEAMLESARRQDAEAFLAADLVFHSRIYDLAEHPRLLGAWEQYKPTFEALLDVTIHQDRDLTDAAEDHARLLQTMRSGDEEAASAALARHLEGSHARMRAAIEAR; encoded by the coding sequence TCGTCAGTGCAGGTGCAGCGGTCGAGGAGCCTCGGGCGCCAGGTCGCGGACGTGCTGCGGCAGCGGATCGTCCGCGGTGAGATCCTGCCGGGCTCGCGCCTCGTGGAGGAGGCCGTCGCCGAGGAGTTCGCCGTCAGCCGCGGCCCGGTGCGCGACGCCTTCACGCAGCTGAGCTTCGAGCGGCTCGTCGAGGTGCGCAAGCCCGCGGGCGTCTTCGTGATCGGCCTCACGCTCGACGATGTCGAGCAGCTCTACAGCCTGCGCGGCGCGCTCGAGGCGCTCGCGCTGCGGCGCGCGATGCGGGTCGAGGACGAGGAGCGCTGGCGCGAGTCCGAAGGCTCTGTCGAGGCGATGCTCGAGAGCGCCCGCCGGCAGGACGCCGAGGCGTTCCTCGCGGCCGACCTCGTCTTCCACTCGCGCATCTACGACCTCGCCGAGCACCCCCGGCTGCTGGGCGCGTGGGAGCAGTACAAGCCGACCTTCGAGGCGCTCCTCGACGTGACCATCCACCAGGACCGCGACCTCACGGATGCGGCGGAGGACCACGCGCGGCTGCTGCAGACGATGCGGTCGGGCGACGAGGAGGCCGCCTCGGCAGCGCTCGCGCGGCACCTCGAGGGGTCGCACGCGCGCATGCGCGCTGCCATCGAGGCTCGCTGA
- a CDS encoding fucose isomerase, with product MTTYTFPERRVAAEAAPRTVYAVASGDLRLAANTTCWPAQQAFEAQVGAALESHGWAMQRAHEVDPETGHGFIDSQAKGIRVFRDVPKDAPVVVVDAVWQYSHHVLAGLRAHRGPILIVANWSGQFPGLVGLLNLTASLTKAEIAHSILWSEDFTDAWARTKLAEWLETGTIAHATEHVRDLPALPESEEARLGTELAAQLRDDHAVIGVFDEGCMGMYNAIIDDEMLNPTGIYKERLSQSALLAEMDRVPDAEAEGALRWLEDAGLTFHWGEDDATELTREQVLSQMRMYIAALRIGDDYGVDAIGIQYQQGLKDQCAASDLAEGLLNNVERPPVRSRDGERELWAGAPLPHFNEVDEGVAVDALVTNRVWTAMGFDPATTLHDIRWGEDYDGEFVWVFEISGSVPASHNGGYDRSYSMRQVPMFFPKGGGTLSGVSKPGEIVWSRVFVMDGALHVDIGRAHVVALPEEETQRRLESTDRQWPIMHAVLHGVSRDQLMARHKSNHIQVAYAPDADAADRALTAKAAMFAGMGIRVHLCGDVAL from the coding sequence GTGACCACCTACACGTTCCCCGAGCGGCGCGTCGCCGCCGAGGCTGCCCCCCGCACCGTCTACGCGGTCGCCTCCGGCGATCTGCGGCTCGCCGCGAACACCACCTGCTGGCCCGCCCAGCAGGCGTTCGAGGCGCAGGTCGGCGCGGCGCTCGAGTCGCACGGGTGGGCCATGCAGCGCGCCCACGAGGTCGACCCCGAGACCGGGCACGGCTTCATCGACTCGCAGGCGAAGGGCATCCGCGTCTTCCGCGACGTGCCGAAGGATGCGCCGGTCGTCGTCGTCGACGCCGTCTGGCAGTACAGCCACCACGTGCTCGCGGGCCTCCGCGCCCACCGCGGCCCGATCCTCATCGTCGCCAACTGGTCCGGGCAGTTCCCGGGCCTCGTCGGGCTGCTCAACCTCACCGCGAGCCTGACGAAGGCCGAGATCGCGCATTCGATCCTGTGGAGCGAGGACTTCACCGACGCGTGGGCGCGCACGAAGCTGGCGGAGTGGCTCGAGACCGGCACGATCGCTCACGCGACCGAGCACGTGCGCGACCTCCCGGCGCTGCCGGAGAGCGAGGAGGCCCGCCTGGGCACCGAGCTCGCGGCACAGCTGCGGGACGACCACGCGGTCATCGGCGTCTTCGACGAGGGCTGCATGGGCATGTACAACGCGATCATCGACGACGAGATGCTCAACCCGACCGGCATCTACAAGGAGCGCCTCTCGCAGAGCGCGCTACTGGCCGAGATGGACCGCGTGCCGGACGCCGAGGCGGAGGGCGCGCTGCGGTGGCTCGAGGACGCCGGGCTGACGTTCCACTGGGGCGAGGACGACGCGACCGAGCTGACGCGGGAGCAGGTGCTGAGCCAGATGCGCATGTACATCGCGGCGCTCCGCATCGGCGACGACTACGGCGTCGACGCGATCGGCATCCAGTACCAGCAGGGCCTCAAGGACCAGTGCGCCGCGTCCGACCTCGCCGAGGGGCTGCTCAACAACGTCGAGCGCCCGCCGGTGCGCTCGCGCGACGGCGAGCGGGAGCTGTGGGCCGGCGCGCCGCTGCCGCACTTCAACGAGGTCGACGAGGGCGTCGCGGTCGACGCGCTCGTGACGAACCGGGTGTGGACCGCGATGGGCTTCGACCCCGCGACGACGCTGCACGACATCCGCTGGGGCGAGGACTACGACGGCGAGTTCGTCTGGGTGTTCGAGATCTCGGGCTCGGTGCCCGCGAGCCACAACGGCGGCTACGACCGCTCGTACTCGATGCGCCAGGTGCCGATGTTCTTCCCGAAGGGCGGCGGCACGCTCTCGGGCGTCTCGAAGCCGGGCGAGATCGTCTGGTCGCGCGTGTTCGTCATGGACGGCGCGCTGCACGTCGACATCGGCAGGGCGCACGTCGTCGCGCTGCCCGAGGAGGAGACGCAGCGCCGCCTCGAGTCGACCGACCGCCAGTGGCCGATCATGCACGCCGTGCTGCACGGCGTGAGCCGCGACCAGCTGATGGCGCGCCACAAGTCGAACCACATCCAGGTCGCCTACGCGCCCGACGCGGACGCCGCCGACCGGGCGCTCACCGCGAAGGCGGCGATGTTCGCCGGCATGGGCATCCGCGTGCACCTCTGCGGCGACGTCGCCCTCTGA